The sequence below is a genomic window from Helicobacter sp. 'house sparrow 1'.
AGGCTGCAAAGAAGATTGTTGCTGGAAGTGCTAGAAGTATGGGTATTGAAATAGTGGATTAATAGATTTTAATTACAAAGATTTATAAAGAAAGAATGGAGATTTAAGGTATGGGAAAAAAGGTAGCCAAAAGATTACAAAACTTGTTATCAAAGTTTGATAACACACAACTTTTTAACTTAGAAGATGGCGTAAAAACTGTAAAGAGTTTGGCATCTGCTAAGTTTGATGAAACTGTTGAGATTTCTTTGAAGCTTGGCGTTGACCCACGACATGCCGATCAAATGATAAGAGGAGCAGTGGTATTGCCTAATGGAACTGGAAAGAAGGTTCGTGTAGCAGTTTTTGCAAAAGGTCTCAAGGCTGATGAAGCTAAGAATGCTGGTGCAGATGTTGTTGGAGATGATGATCTTGTTGAAGAAATTAAAAATGGTAATTTGAATTTTGATATGGTAATTGCAACTCCAGATATGATGGCTTTGGTTGGTAAAGTGGGAAGAATTTTAGGACCAAAGGGCTTAATGCCAAATCCAAAGACAGGCACCGTTACGATGGAGGTTGGTAAAGCAGTTGAGAATGCAAAGGGTGGGCAAGTTAATTTCCGCGTTGATAAGAAAGGTAACATACATGCTCCACTTGGTAAGGTAAGTTTTGATGAGAATAAAATTAAAGAAAATTTAGTAGAGTTCTTAAAAACTATCAACAGATTAAAACCTGCTTCAGCAAAGGGAAGATATATTAAAGGTGCTGCATTGTCTTTGACTATGTCCCCTTCTGTGAAGCTTGAGACACAAGAATTATTAGATATTAAGTAAAATTGTATTTTATCTTTAGGCTGAAGACTATGAGAGCCTTGTGCTTAATAGGATGAAATCCATCTCATATAGGTTTAAGTCTAGAAAGGAGGAAGAATGACTAAACAAGAAAAACAGGCATTGGTTCAAAGTTTAACTTTAGAGTTTAAAGCTTCTAATTCCTTGATAGTATGTGATTATAAAGGTCTAGATGTTAAGAAACTAGAGAGTTTAAGAGATTCTGCTAGAAAACTTAATGCTAGAGTTCAAGTTATCAAGAATACACTTGCAAGCATCGCGTTAAAAGAAGCTGGATATCCTGATCTTAATTTGAAAGATACTAATATCTTTATTTGGAATGATGAGCAAATTTCTCTTTCAAAGCTTGTGATGAAGTTTGCTGATGAAAATAAAGAACTATTTAGTGTTAAAATAGGATGTTTTGATGGTGAAATAGTAGATACGCAACATATAACTGCAATTTCTAAATTGCCAAGCCGTGATGAGCTTATTGGAATGTTGCTTTCTGTTTGGACTGCACCAGCAAGATATTTTGTTACAGGTTTAGATAATTTGAAAAAGCAAAAAGAACAAGATTAAACATTAAGAAAGAATAGGAGTTTATAATGGCTATAACAAAAGAAGAAATTTTAGATTATATTGGTAATTTATCAGTTTTAGAGCTTTCAGAGCTAGTAAAAGCTTTTGAAGAGAAGTTTGGTGTTTCTGCTGCTCCTACAGTTGTTGCAGGTGCAGTAGGTGCAGGTGCAGCTGCAGGTGGTGCAGAAGAGAAGACAGAATTTAATGTTGTTCTTACTGATGCTGGTGCTAACAAGATTAATGTTATTAAGGTAGTTAGAGAGATTACTGGTTTAGGATTAAAAGAAGCTAAGGAAGCAACCGAAGCAACACCAAGTACATTGAAAGAAGGTGTTAGCAAGGAAGATGCTGAAAACTTCAAGAAAAAGCTAGAAGAAGCAGGTGCAAAAGTAGAAATTAAGTAATTTTAATTACCACTACTTTTTGTAAAACAATACACCCAAGGTTCTCTTATGAGACTTTGGGTTTTTTTGCGTTAAACATTTTAAGTAAGTTTAATTTTATAATTTTATTTAGAGTGTTTGCTCTTTTAAATCAATATAATGAAGGTTAAATATGCTAGCAGAAATTAATACAAAAAATAGACTTCGCGTTGATTTTACTCAGTCACCCCAAAACTTAGAAATCCCCAATTTGCTTTTACTACAAAGAGATAGTTATGATTCTTTTTTGATGTCAAAGGATGGTAAAGAAAGCGGTATTGAAAAAGTTTTTCGCTCTGTTTTTCCTATTCAAGATGCACAGAATCGCTTGATCTTAGAATATGATGGTTGTGAGTTTGGAAAGCCAAAATATACAGTTAGAGAGGCAATGGAAAGAGGAATAACCTATTCTATACCTTTAAAGATTAAAATCAGGCTGATTCTACTTGATAAGGATGAAAAGACAGAAAAGACAAGCATTAAAGATATAAAAGAACAAAGTATTTTTATTAGAGAAATTCCTTTAATGACAGATCGTATTTCGTTTATTATTAATGGAGTAGAGAGGGTCGTAGTAAATCAGCTTCATAGAAGTCCTGGAGTTATTTTTAAAGAAGAAGAATCTGCTACTGCTTCAAATAAGCTTGTTTATACAGGACAAATTATTCCTGATAGAGGTTCTTGGCTTTATTTTGAATATGATGCAAAAGATACTTTGTTTGTGCGTATTAATAAGCGCAGAAAAGTTCCTATTACAATTTTATTGCGTGCTATGGGGTATAGTAAGCAAGAAATTTTAAAAATCTTTTATCCACTTTTGAAGGTAAAGATTGAAAAAAACAAACATTTTATTGAGTTTGACCCAGCTAGCTATGAGGGAAGAGTGGAGTATGATATTAAAAATCCTCAAGGAGAAGTGGTTGTTGAGGCTGGAAAACGTTTAACTAAAAAGAGAGCTCAGGATCTTTTTGACCAAGGGTTAAAATGGATTGAATATCCTGCATTGCTCGATAGATATTTAGCAGAGCCTATAGTAGATACTAAGACAGGTGAAGTAGTTTTTGATACGCTAACACAGCTTGATGAAACAAAAATCAAGAAGCTTTCAGATTTAAAGATTAAAGAATTTTTTGTTGCAAATGATCTGGCTTTAGGGCACGATGATGGTATTTTAAAGTCTTTTATTGCTGATGCAGATCCTTTAAAGATTCTAAAGCAAACAGAAAAAATAGAGGATGAGAATGATTTAGCAGCAATTAGAATCTATAAGGTAATGAGACCAGGAGAACCTGTAACAAAAGATGTTGCAAAGCAATTTGTTAAGCAATTGTTCTTTGATCCAGAGCGCTATGATCTTACTCGTGTGGGTCGTATGAAAATGAATCATAAATTGGGGTTAAACATCCCTGATTATGTTACAGTTTTAACCCACGAAGATATTATTGAAAGTGTTAAATATCTTATTAGAGTGAAAAATGGACAGGGTAGAATTGATGATAGGGATCACTTAGGAAATAGAAGGATTAGAGCAATTGGAGAGCTTTTGGCTAATGAATTGCATACAGGTCTTGTAAAAATGCAAAAGGCAATCAAGGATAAGCTTACTACTTCAAATTTAAGTATTGATTCTTTGATGCCATTGGATTTAATCAACTCAAAAATGATAACTTCAACAATTCTTGAGTTTTTTACAGGTGGTCAGCTTTCTCAATTTATGGATCAAACAAACCCGCTTTCTGAAGTTACACATAAAAGAAGACTATCTGCTCTTGGAGAGGGTGGATTGGTTAAGGAGCGTGTAGGATTTGAAGCAAGGGATGTGCATCCAACACATTATGGAAGAATTTGTCCGATTGAAACTCCAGAAGGGCAAAATATTGGTTTGATTAATACACTTTCTACTTTTACGCGCGTAAATGATTTAGGTTTTATTGAAGCTCCTTATAAGAAAGTGGTAAATGGGAAGGTTACAGATGAAATTGTATATTTAACCGCAACACAAGAAGATGGTCATATTATTGCTCCTGCTAGCACAAAACTTGATTTAGAGGGAAATATTGTTGAAGACCTTATTGATACAAGAGTGGGTGGTGAAATTACATTAAGTGAAAAGAGTAAGGTGACCTTAATTGACCTAAGTCCAAGAATGTTAGTGGGTATTGCTGCTTCTTTAATTCCATTTTTGGAGCATGATGATGCTAACCGTGCCTTGATGGGATCAAATATGCAAAGACAAGCTGTTCCTCTTCTTATTCCTGATGCGCCAATTGTTGGGACAGGGATTGAAAAGGTGATTGCTAGGGATGCTTGGGAAGCAATTAAGGCGACAAGACCGGGTATCGTAGAAAAGGTTGATGCAAAAAATATTTATATTTTGGGTGAAGATGAAAATGGTGCTTATATTGACAACTACCCACTTCAAAAGAATCTTAGAACAAACCAAAATACAAGCTTTACACAAAGACCTATTGTAAAAGTTGGTGAGAGGGTTGAGGCTAATCAAATTATTGCAGATGGTCCTAGTATGGATAGTGGAGAATTGGCATTAGGTAAAAATGTTAGAGTGGCCTTTATGCCTTGGAATGGATATAACTTTGAAGATGCAATTGTTGTAAGTGAGCGTTTAATTAAGGAAGATTATTTTACTTCTGTGCATATTTATGAAAAAGAGGTAGAAGCAAGAGAATTAAAGCATGGTATTGAGGAAATTACTCGTGATATACCTAATGTAAGAGAAGATGATATTGCCCATCTTGATGAAAGCGGTATTGTTAAAATCGGAACTTATGTTAATGCAGGAATGATACTTGTAGGTAAGGTAAGTCCAAAAGGTGAAGTAAAATCAACTCCTGAAGAAAGATTATTGAGAGCTATTTTTGGTGAAAAAGCTGGTCATGTAGTAAATAAATCGCTCTACTGCCCACCTTCTTTGGAAGGAACTGTTGTTGATGTAAAAATATTGACAAAAAAAGGCTATGAAAAAGATGAGAGAGCTTTGCGTGCATATGAACAAGAAAAGTCTATCCTAGATATCGAGCATCATGATCGTCTCACTATGCTTGATAAAGAAGAGAGATTAAGAATTAATATTATGCTTGCAAAAGAAGCTTTAGGATCTGATGCAACAATTGAACAAAAGCAGTATAAAAAGGGAGATATCATCCCACAAGAAGAGATTGCAAGTATTAATAGATTTGCACTTAATACACTTATTAAAAGTTATTCAAAGCAAGTGCAACAAAAATATAATCAGATTAAGGCCAATTTCTTAGAGCAAAAGAAAACTTTAGGTGAAGAGCATCTTGAAAAGCTTTCTATCTTAGAAAAAGATGATATCTTGCCAAGTGGGGTTGTGAAGCGTATAAAAATTTATGTTGCCACAAAGCGTAAGCTAAAGGTTGGTGATAAGATGGCAGGAAGACACGGAAATAAGGGTATTGTATCTAATATTGTTCCAGCAGTAGATATGCCATATACCGCAGATGGAGAACCTGTAGATATTGTTCTTAACCCTCTTGGTGTTCCTAGTCGTATGAATATTGGACAGATTTTAGAGGTGCATTTAGGGCTTGTTGGTAAAAGATTTGGTGAGCAAATTGCACACATTTTAGAATCTAATACAAAAACCTTTGCAAAAGATTTGAGAGCAAAAATGCTTGAGATTTCTGATATCGTTAATCAAAATAATACAGCAATACAAGATTTTATTAAAAAAATGAGTGATCAAGAATTGCTAGATTATGCAAGAGATTGGAGCAAAGGCGTTAAATTTGCTATTCCTGTATTTGAGGGAATTGATCAAGAAAAATTTGACAAGCTCTTTGAAATGGCAAAGATTGCGATGGATGGTAAGACTGATCTTTATGATGGTAAGACAGGTGAGAAGATTAGAGAAAGAGTAAATGTTGGTTATATGTATATGCTCAAACTCCACCATCTTGTAGATGAAAAAGTTCATGCAAGAAGCACAGGACCTTATAGTCTGGTAACACAACAACCAGTTGGAGGTAAGGCCTTATTTGGTGGTCAAAGATTTGGTGAGATGGAAGTATGGGCATTAGAAGCATATGGTGCTGCACATACTCTAAAAGAGATGCTTACTGTTAAGTCTGATGATGTAAAAGGTAGAGAAAGTGCTTATAAAGCAATTACAAGGGGTGAAGCAGTAGGAGAATCTGAAATTCCAGAAACATTCTATGTTTTAACAAAAGAATTGCAATCCTTAGGGCTTGATGTAAATATTTTTGGTGAAGAGGTTGATGAGGATGGACAGCCTAAGCCAATTGTTGTAGAAGAAGATAAAAGACCAAAAGATTTCAATACCCTTCAACTTGTTTTAGCAAGTCCTGAGAGAATTAGATCTTGGAGTAGAGGAGAGGTTAAAAAGCCTGAAACTATCAACTATAGAACACTAAAACCAGAAAGAGATGGATTATTCTGTACCAAAATTTTTGGACCTGTAAGAGACTATGAGTGTCTTTGTGGAAAATATAAGAAGCCACGCTATAAAGGTATTGTGTGTGAGAAATGTGGGGTTGAAGTTACAAGTGCTAAAGTAAGAAGATCAAGAATGGGGCATATTGAATTAGTAGCTCCTGTTGCGCATATTTGGTATGTAAGCTCATTGCCAAGCAGAATTGGAACTTTGCTTGGTGTGAAGATGAAAGATCTAGAGAGAGTACTTTATTATGAAGCATATATCGTAAAAGATCCAGGTGAGGCATATTATGACAATGAATCTACAAAGCCTGTGATGAAATATGATGTATTGAATGAAGAACAATACCAAGAGGTAAGCAAGCGCTTTGAAGACAAAGGATTTGTTGCACAAATGGGTGGGGAAGTTGTAAAAGAACTTCTTGAAGAACTTGATTTAGTGGCGCTTCTTAAATCTTTAAAAGAAGAAGTAAAAAATACCAATGCAGAATCTAAGAAAAAGACAATTATTAAGCGCTTAAAAGTTGTTGAGAGTTTTGTAAATTCTGGTAATAGGCCAGAATGGATGATGCTTACAGTATTGCCAGTGTTGCCACCAGATTTAAGACCACTTGTAGCCTTAGATGGTGGAAAGTTTGCTGTAAGTGATGTAAATGATCTATATAGACGCGTTATTAACAGAAATCAAAGATTAAAGAGACTTTTAGAGCTTGATGCGCCAGAGATCATTGTTAGAAATGAAAAAAGAATGTTGCAAGAAGCTGTAGATGCATTATTTGATAATGGTAGAAATGCAAATGCTGTTAAGGGTGCAAATAAAAGACCTCTTAAATCTTTATCAGAGATCATTAAAGGTAAGCAAGGAAGATTTAGACAAAATCTATTGGGTAAAAGGGTAGATTTCTCTGGAAGAAGCGTAATTGTTGTTGGACCTAACCTAAAAATGGATCAATGTGGCTTGCCAAAAAATATGGCTCTAGAATTATTTAAACCTCATTTGCTAGCTAAGCTTGAAGAAAAAGGCTATGCTACTACAATGAAGCAAGCTAGAAAAATGATTGAACAAAAAACAAATGAAGTTTGGGAGTGCTTGCAAGAAATTGTTGAGGGATACCCTATCTTATTAAACAGGGCGCCAACATTGCATAAGCAATCAATCCAAGCATTCCATCCAAAGCTTATAGATGGTAAAGCCATTCAGTTGCATCCTCTTGTGTGTTCTGCATTTAATGCAGACTTTGATGGGGATCAAATGGCAGTGCATGTTCCACTCTCTCAAGAGGCAATTGCAGAATGTAAGATTTTGATGTTAAGTTCTATGAATATTCTTTTGCCTGCTAGTGGTAAGGCAGTAGCAGTGCCTAGTCAAGATATGGTATTGGGACTTTATTATCTTTCTTTGGAAAAAAATCATGTTGCAGGAGAGCATAAGCTATTTGGAAATATCGATGAGATTATGATTGCATTGGATTCTGGAGATTTGGATGTAAATGCAAAAATTAAAACAGTGATTGATAGAAAGATCGTGTCTACGACTGTTGGAAGAATGATTCTAAAATCCATACTTCCAGATTTTGTTCCTGCTTCATTGTGGAATAAAACATTGAAGAAAAAAGACATTGGAATTTTAATTGACTATGTATATAAGAATGGAGGTATTGGAATTACTGCAACTTTCCTAGATAACCTCAAGAATTTGGGCTTTAGGTATGCAACAAAAGCGGGTATTTCTATCTCTGCAGCAGATATTATTGTTCCTGATAGCAAACAAGAAACAATTGACTTGGCAAAATCAGAAGTGAAAAAGATACAGATGCAGTATGATCAGGGCTTATTAACTGAACAGGAGCGATATAACAAAATTATCGATATCTGGACAGAAACAAATAATAAGATGTCAAAGAAAATGATGGAGCTTGTAGAAGCAGATAAAGGAGGCTTTAACTCTATTTATATGATGGCTGATTCTGGTGCTAGAGGTAGTGCAGCACAAATTAGACAATTATCTGCGATGCGTGGTTTGATGGCAAAGCCTGATGGAACAATTATTGAAACTCCAATTATTTCAAACTTCAAAGAAGGATTGAATGTTCTTGAATACTTTACATCAACACACGGTGCAAGAAAGGGTCTGGCTGATACCGCTCTTAAAACTGCGAATGCGGGTTATTTGACAAGAAAACTCATTGATGTATCGCAAAATGTTAAGATTGTTACAAATGATTGTGGGACACACGAGGGAGTTGAAATTACAGATATTTCTGTCGGAAGTGAGTTAATTGAATCTCTTGAAGAAAGAATTTTTGGTCGTGTTTTGGCAGAAGATATTATCGATCCAATTACAAATGAAGTGCTTTATAGCGAAGGTGCACTGATTGATGAAAATATGGCAAGACATATTGTTGAAGTAGGGATCAAATCAGTAGTTATTCGAACCCCAGTTACTTGTAAGGCTGAAAAGGGTGTTTGTGCAAAATGTTATGGATTAAATCTTGGTGAAAACAAGATGAGTAAGCCAGGAGAGGCTGTTGGTGTTATTGCAGCTCAATCAATTGGTGAGCCTGGAACACAGCTTACACTTAGAACTTTCCACGTTGGAGGAACTGCTTCAAGAAGTCAGGAGGAAAGAGAGGTTGTTGCTGAGAAAGAAGGATTTATCAGATATTACAATATAAAGACCTATAAAAACCAAGAAGGTAAAAACATTATTGCAAACAGAAGAAATGCAGCCATTCTTGTTGTAGAACCTAAGATA
It includes:
- the rplA gene encoding 50S ribosomal protein L1 gives rise to the protein MGKKVAKRLQNLLSKFDNTQLFNLEDGVKTVKSLASAKFDETVEISLKLGVDPRHADQMIRGAVVLPNGTGKKVRVAVFAKGLKADEAKNAGADVVGDDDLVEEIKNGNLNFDMVIATPDMMALVGKVGRILGPKGLMPNPKTGTVTMEVGKAVENAKGGQVNFRVDKKGNIHAPLGKVSFDENKIKENLVEFLKTINRLKPASAKGRYIKGAALSLTMSPSVKLETQELLDIK
- the rplJ gene encoding 50S ribosomal protein L10; the protein is MTKQEKQALVQSLTLEFKASNSLIVCDYKGLDVKKLESLRDSARKLNARVQVIKNTLASIALKEAGYPDLNLKDTNIFIWNDEQISLSKLVMKFADENKELFSVKIGCFDGEIVDTQHITAISKLPSRDELIGMLLSVWTAPARYFVTGLDNLKKQKEQD
- the rplL gene encoding 50S ribosomal protein L7/L12, coding for MAITKEEILDYIGNLSVLELSELVKAFEEKFGVSAAPTVVAGAVGAGAAAGGAEEKTEFNVVLTDAGANKINVIKVVREITGLGLKEAKEATEATPSTLKEGVSKEDAENFKKKLEEAGAKVEIK
- a CDS encoding DNA-directed RNA polymerase subunit beta/beta', with product MLAEINTKNRLRVDFTQSPQNLEIPNLLLLQRDSYDSFLMSKDGKESGIEKVFRSVFPIQDAQNRLILEYDGCEFGKPKYTVREAMERGITYSIPLKIKIRLILLDKDEKTEKTSIKDIKEQSIFIREIPLMTDRISFIINGVERVVVNQLHRSPGVIFKEEESATASNKLVYTGQIIPDRGSWLYFEYDAKDTLFVRINKRRKVPITILLRAMGYSKQEILKIFYPLLKVKIEKNKHFIEFDPASYEGRVEYDIKNPQGEVVVEAGKRLTKKRAQDLFDQGLKWIEYPALLDRYLAEPIVDTKTGEVVFDTLTQLDETKIKKLSDLKIKEFFVANDLALGHDDGILKSFIADADPLKILKQTEKIEDENDLAAIRIYKVMRPGEPVTKDVAKQFVKQLFFDPERYDLTRVGRMKMNHKLGLNIPDYVTVLTHEDIIESVKYLIRVKNGQGRIDDRDHLGNRRIRAIGELLANELHTGLVKMQKAIKDKLTTSNLSIDSLMPLDLINSKMITSTILEFFTGGQLSQFMDQTNPLSEVTHKRRLSALGEGGLVKERVGFEARDVHPTHYGRICPIETPEGQNIGLINTLSTFTRVNDLGFIEAPYKKVVNGKVTDEIVYLTATQEDGHIIAPASTKLDLEGNIVEDLIDTRVGGEITLSEKSKVTLIDLSPRMLVGIAASLIPFLEHDDANRALMGSNMQRQAVPLLIPDAPIVGTGIEKVIARDAWEAIKATRPGIVEKVDAKNIYILGEDENGAYIDNYPLQKNLRTNQNTSFTQRPIVKVGERVEANQIIADGPSMDSGELALGKNVRVAFMPWNGYNFEDAIVVSERLIKEDYFTSVHIYEKEVEARELKHGIEEITRDIPNVREDDIAHLDESGIVKIGTYVNAGMILVGKVSPKGEVKSTPEERLLRAIFGEKAGHVVNKSLYCPPSLEGTVVDVKILTKKGYEKDERALRAYEQEKSILDIEHHDRLTMLDKEERLRINIMLAKEALGSDATIEQKQYKKGDIIPQEEIASINRFALNTLIKSYSKQVQQKYNQIKANFLEQKKTLGEEHLEKLSILEKDDILPSGVVKRIKIYVATKRKLKVGDKMAGRHGNKGIVSNIVPAVDMPYTADGEPVDIVLNPLGVPSRMNIGQILEVHLGLVGKRFGEQIAHILESNTKTFAKDLRAKMLEISDIVNQNNTAIQDFIKKMSDQELLDYARDWSKGVKFAIPVFEGIDQEKFDKLFEMAKIAMDGKTDLYDGKTGEKIRERVNVGYMYMLKLHHLVDEKVHARSTGPYSLVTQQPVGGKALFGGQRFGEMEVWALEAYGAAHTLKEMLTVKSDDVKGRESAYKAITRGEAVGESEIPETFYVLTKELQSLGLDVNIFGEEVDEDGQPKPIVVEEDKRPKDFNTLQLVLASPERIRSWSRGEVKKPETINYRTLKPERDGLFCTKIFGPVRDYECLCGKYKKPRYKGIVCEKCGVEVTSAKVRRSRMGHIELVAPVAHIWYVSSLPSRIGTLLGVKMKDLERVLYYEAYIVKDPGEAYYDNESTKPVMKYDVLNEEQYQEVSKRFEDKGFVAQMGGEVVKELLEELDLVALLKSLKEEVKNTNAESKKKTIIKRLKVVESFVNSGNRPEWMMLTVLPVLPPDLRPLVALDGGKFAVSDVNDLYRRVINRNQRLKRLLELDAPEIIVRNEKRMLQEAVDALFDNGRNANAVKGANKRPLKSLSEIIKGKQGRFRQNLLGKRVDFSGRSVIVVGPNLKMDQCGLPKNMALELFKPHLLAKLEEKGYATTMKQARKMIEQKTNEVWECLQEIVEGYPILLNRAPTLHKQSIQAFHPKLIDGKAIQLHPLVCSAFNADFDGDQMAVHVPLSQEAIAECKILMLSSMNILLPASGKAVAVPSQDMVLGLYYLSLEKNHVAGEHKLFGNIDEIMIALDSGDLDVNAKIKTVIDRKIVSTTVGRMILKSILPDFVPASLWNKTLKKKDIGILIDYVYKNGGIGITATFLDNLKNLGFRYATKAGISISAADIIVPDSKQETIDLAKSEVKKIQMQYDQGLLTEQERYNKIIDIWTETNNKMSKKMMELVEADKGGFNSIYMMADSGARGSAAQIRQLSAMRGLMAKPDGTIIETPIISNFKEGLNVLEYFTSTHGARKGLADTALKTANAGYLTRKLIDVSQNVKIVTNDCGTHEGVEITDISVGSELIESLEERIFGRVLAEDIIDPITNEVLYSEGALIDENMARHIVEVGIKSVVIRTPVTCKAEKGVCAKCYGLNLGENKMSKPGEAVGVIAAQSIGEPGTQLTLRTFHVGGTASRSQEEREVVAEKEGFIRYYNIKTYKNQEGKNIIANRRNAAILVVEPKIKAPFDGKLIVETVHDEIIIHIQGKQEEVKYHLRKGDVAKPNELAGVGGKIEGKLYIAYQTDYEVKAGDSIVDIIKDGWNIPNRIPYASELLVEDDTPIAQDIFAKENGVVKYYNLVADHLERAKDIKVGQEVTEKGLFAVIADENDREAIRHYIARGSKILVSDNQEVDSKTLIAEAVSKQKTLVATWDPYNTLVIADSAGTVRFEDIIPGVSVAEKQDENTGITNLVVNEYLPAGCKPTIIIDINKKESIRYPLDPKTAISVLEGAKVSVAEVLARTPKATVKSRDITGGLPRVSELFEARKPKDSAILSEIDGIVSFGKSVRNKEKIIVTSKDGTSVEYLVDKSRQILVHPEEFVHAGEAMTDGVISSHDVLRISGEKELHKYIISEVQQVYRRQGVSIADKHIEIIVSQMLRQVRIIDSGDTKFIDGDLISKRYFREENERILSLGGEPAVAEPVLLGITRAAVGSDSIISAASFQETTKVLTEASVAGKKDFLEDLKENVVLGRMIPVGTGLYKNKRISLKLETQE